One segment of Anomalospiza imberbis isolate Cuckoo-Finch-1a 21T00152 chromosome 2, ASM3175350v1, whole genome shotgun sequence DNA contains the following:
- the FILIP1L gene encoding filamin A-interacting protein 1-like isoform X2: MVVDEQQRLTEQLNQQSKKIQELTTSTEQAHEKLTFAEAKIQEEKQKSSRLEAEIHSQSSKISQDQEAMMAKLTNEDSQNRQLWLKLTSLSRQIDELEETNKSLRKAEEELQDLRDKINKGECGNAALMTEVEELRKRLLEMEGKDEELTKMEDQCRELNRKLEKEASQSKNLKGEVDKLNKRIMELEKLEDAFNKSKQECYSLKCNLEREKILTKQLSHELDGLKARVGELEAIESKLEKTEFTLKEDLTKLKSLTVMLVDERKTMGEKIKQTEEKLQAVISQLQVEQNKVMSVTEKLMEESKKALKSKSDAEEKMSSVTKERDELKNKLKAEEEKGSDLVSKVNILSKRLQSLEDVEKEFLKNKRKESTKSSPSLQQENNIIKELSQEVERLKQKLNEMKSVEDDLMKTEDEFESLERKYISEQDRAKLLSEELEAVKMELARYKLTEKAESTQEHLFKKLKEEEAKSSHLSREVDALKEKVHEYVATEDLICHLRGDHTVLQKKLLQQENKNRELASEMESLTKELERYRSFSKNIRPGLNGKKIPDVQVFSKEIQTDPADNEPPDYKTLMPLERTVINGQLYEDSDNEEEPTVSFKSNSSAANAANKKLWIPWMKSKESHPQNGKIHTKQNGNCAQTGDLVLSHTPGQPLHIKVTPDHGQNTATLEITSPTTESPHSYTSTAVIPNCGTPKQRITIIQNASLTPVKSKAGEGYVTPEHVISPITMTTTFARSQTPESCGSLTPERTMPPLALPGSSSQEQTLSSEPLEMGAKHAVFRVSPDRQSSWQFQRSNSTGSSVITTEDNKIHIHLGSPYVQALTTSKSISPCNAVQDNRTPALTNGLPTKPTNKITSSITITPTATPLPRQSQITITNTFRRSIPTRIPKPKPASTTKAPVKIPAGHLNKPLQDSPSGKIHIIRTVSKACLQSGGRRVHSNSLNGSTDNTWENSLHIGVSLRTAKS, encoded by the coding sequence ATGGTGGTGGATGAACAGCAAAGACTCACTGAGCAGCTGAAtcaacaaagtaaaaaaattcaagaattAACCACTTCTACAGAACAAGCACACGAAAAGCTGACTTTTGCTGAAGCAAAAATTcaagaagagaaacagaaatccaGCAGGCTGGAGGCTGAAATTCACTCCCAGAGCAGTAAGATTTCCCAAGACCAAGAAGCAATGATGGCCAAACTAACCAATGAAGACAGTCAGAATCGCCAGCTCTGGCTAAAATTAACGTCTCTGAGCCGGCAAATCGATGAGCTGGAAGAGACCAACAAATCATTACGAAAAGCAGAAGAAGAACTGCAAGACCTAAGGGATAAGATAAATAAAGGAGAGTGTGGGAACGCTGCACTTATGACTGAAGTAGAAGAACTACGGAAACGATTGCTggagatggaaggaaaagaTGAAGAGCTCACAAAAATGGAAGATCAGTGCAGAGAACTTAATAGAAAGTTAGAAAAAGAAGCATCACAGAGTAAGAACCTTAAAGGGGAAGTGGATAAACTTAATAAAAGAATTATGGAGCTGGAGAAACTAGAAGATGCTTTCAACAAGAGTAAACAGGAATGTTACTCCCTGAAATGCAAcctagaaagagaaaaaattttaaCAAAGCAGTTGTCCCATGAGCTTGATGGTTTAAAAGCTAGAGTTGGCGAGCTTGAAGCAATTGAAAGCAAGTTAGAAAAAACTGAGTTTACACTTAAAGAAGATTTAACAAAGCTGAAGAGTTTAACAGTAATGCTTGTGGATGAAAGAAAAACTATGggtgaaaaaataaagcaaacagaagaaaagctgCAAGCTGTAATTTCTCAGCTTCAGGTGGAACAAAATAAAGTGATGTCGGTTACAGAAAAGCTGATGGAGGAAAGTAAAAAGGCACTGAAATCAAAATCTGatgcagaggaaaaaatgtcCAGTGTTACAAAAGAAAGAGATGAACTGAAAAACAAACTCAAAGcagaagaagagaaaggaagtGATCTTGTTTCCAAAGTGAACATTCTAAGTAAAAGACTTCAGTCTCTGGAAGATGTTGAAAAAGagtttcttaaaaataaacGTAAGGAGAGTACTAAATCTAGCCCCTCCttgcagcaggaaaacaacATAATCAAAGAGCTTTCTCAAGAAGTTGAGAGGCTTAAGCAGAAGCTTAATGAAATGAAGTCAGTAGAAGATGATCTTATGAAAACTGAAGATGAATTTGAGTCTCTAGAACGAAAATATATCAGTGAACAGGACAGAGCCAAGCTCCTCTCAGAGGAGTTGGAGGCTGTGAAAATGGAATTGGCAAGGTATAAATTAACGGAAAAGGCAGAGTCCACGCAGGAGCACCTTTTTAAGAAACTCAAAGAAGAGGAAGCTAAATCAAGTCACCTTTCGAGGGAAGTAGATGCACTGAAAGAGAAAGTTCATGAATACGTGGCAACAGAAGACCTAATCTGTCACCTGCGAGGTGATCACACAGTCTTACAGAAGAAACTCCTccagcaagaaaacaaaaacagggAATTAGCAAGCGAAATGGAAAGCCTCACAAAAGAACTGGAGAGGTACAGATCCTTCAGCAAGAACATCAGGCCTGGTCtcaatggaaagaaaattccAGATGTGCAAGTtttttctaaagaaatccaaacaGATCCAGCAGACAATGAACCACCTGATTACAAAACCCTCATGCCTTTAGAGCGAACGGTCATAAATGGGCAGCTCTACGAAGACAGTGATAATGAGGAGGAACCAACAGTGTCTTTCAAAAGCAACTCATCTGCTGCAAATGCCGCGAACAAAAAATTATGGATCCCTTGGATGAAGTCCAAAGAGAGCCATCCTCAAAATGGAAAGATACACACAAAGCAAAACGGAAACTGTGCACAGACTGGAGATCTAGTGCTAAGCCATACACCTGGCCAACCCCTTCACATAAAAGTAACTCCAGACCATGGACAGAACACAGCAACCCTTGAAATAACCAGTCCTACCACTGAAAGCCCTCACTCCTACACAAGCACAGCAGTTATACCCAACTGTGGCACTCCAAAGCAAAGAATAACCATTATTCAAAACGCCTCCTTAACACCTGTAAAATCAAAAGCAGGAGAAGGTTACGTGACCCCAGAGCATGTAATTTCTCCTATTACTATGACTACTACTTTTGCAAGATCTCAAACTCCTGAATCGTGTGGTTCTTTAACTCCTGAAAGAACAATGCCACCTTTGGCTTTACCTGGCTCAAGTTCTCAGGAACAAACACTCTCCTCAGAGCCTTTGGAAATGGGAGCCAAGCATGCTGTTTTTAGAGTATCCCCAGACAGGCAGTCATCGTGGCAGTTTCAGAGATCTAACAGTACAGGATCAAGTGTAATAACTACTGAGGATAATAAAATCCACATTCATTTAGGAAGTCCTTATGTCCAAGCTCTCACCACTTCCAAATCCATCAGCCCTTGCAATGCAGTGCAAGACAACAGAACTCCAGCACTAACTAATGGCCTACCCACTAAGCCCACCAATAAAATCACCAGCAGTATTACTATCACACCAACAGCCACTCCTCTTCCACGGCAATCACAAATTACA